A window of Quercus robur chromosome 12, dhQueRobu3.1, whole genome shotgun sequence genomic DNA:
cCCCCCAATCCTGAGcgtgaccaccaaagcatcattGTGGGGCTGCATGGTTCCAATCTTATCCTTGTCCGAAAAACTTAGTGCCAGTTGGATATCCACCCTAGCCCTCTTCGGCTCCAGATTAGTGTCCTCGGCGAACAGTCGAGTCACATACATCACTCTAGAGGAACAAGAACCGGTCCTTCCTAGAGCAGCGAAGATGACATTTATCGTTCCCAAAGGAGGTCTTGAAGGAGCATCCCTCTGGGGTTCTGAATTTACATGACCCTGTAGGCCATTGGAATGATGTAAAAGTTGTCTCAATTTTCCTTCTCAAACCAGCTGGTCCAGATGATCCCACAAATTTATACAGTCCTCTGTAATGTGTCCCTAGTCCTGATGGTACTAGCAATAAAGGCTCTGATTGGGCCTCATGGGATTTCCtgccatcttatttggccaCTTGAAGAACAGctcattcttgatcttcttcAGAACTTGGTGCACCGATTCTTAGAACACCGTATTAACCACCTGAGTAATGGCAGGCCCTAGCTGGCTAGCAAAGTCTCTCCAAGATcgattattattattccaatccgacctgaaatcccttatctcctgagggataaccttagccTTACCTTTCCCTTACTGCTGGTTTTCCTCAACCTTTATATTCTTGTCAATCATGTTTATGAGTTGGCGCATACTAGTGACAGGCTTTCCTGTCAAAGACTTCTTTAAACCATACTCGGCTGGGAGGCCAACCTTGAAAGTACTGATGGCCACGTCATTAAAGTCACCATCTATCTCATTGAATATCTCCCAGTATCTGTCTGAGTATGCCTTCAGGGTTTCCCCTCTCGCATGGATAATGACAGTAAGGAACCCAAGGGCAGAGGAACTCTGCTACAAGTAATAAAACGAGAGCCAAATGCTTAGGTGAGCCCCTTGAAGGAATTTATGGAACTTGCCCTCAGGccgtcaaaccatctcatcgccatgggTCCTAAACTAGATGGAAACACTTTACACATCAAGGACTCGTTCTTAGAATGGACGGTCATTCTTTGGTTGaaatggctcacatgctccacaggATTCGTTCAACCATTGTAGATTGTGAACGTTGGCTGATTGAATCACCAATGAAGTTTTGCCTCTTCAATCTTATGCGTGAAGGGCGATTTGGAAATTTGGTTCAATGCCTTACTCATAGCGTCATTTCCCAAGCCTTTGCGAGACAGGCTCCTATACCTACATTTGTGATGGTGCTCCTCACCGTAGGAGAAAGACTAGCTAGGTGGGGTTTTTGACCTTCATCTATGACTAGTATCCTGTCCATCATCAGAGGAAACATCAGAGTTGGAGGGGGTTCGCTTTCGCCATGCATGGTGTAACTCCTTTAAAATTTCCAGTTGCATGGCTCTATTATTCTGTTCCTGAGAGATGTGACTTCCAATTCGAGAGTGGCTTCTACTTGTATGTGTAGTATGCACACTACCCTTTTGATCTCTCCTATGTTCAAGATTAAGGAAATCATCTTGTCGTTGGGACCCCGTGGATTCTTGCTGATAAGGACCTGATCCTACCATAGTTAGCCGTTGCACTCACTATCACACAAGTTCTTTCTTACAGACGacaccaattgtagggacacgttttggATACTGGACCCAAAGAATGATTGGATCCAAGCCTAATAAGCCCAAtgcaataaatttgtagagaatgggttggagAACTAGACTTTAATGAATGGGATAATAATTAGAATGAAATTTAACAGACAATTAAACAGAAATGGACTGAAGTTGTCTAAGTAAATTTATCCTCAGCATAATCCGAGGAGGTCTGTtctaatatatattgattgagaATGGTTACAAATAGGGTTCAAGCTGTTACAATActttctcttacaaattttCAATCCTTTCtccatggagggtctctcatGTTATATAGTTCCCTTTGAACGATCTTGGTCcttcacttgttgatcatctaagccatAATTGGGTATAGTTCGGAAACCCAACATACAACCACCCCTAAATTTACCTAGCAAAAACTAACTATGAAACGAGTTGCCTACTTAAGCTTCAGTTTTGGTCATAGGGCTTAAGCAAAACTTTTGGGGCAAAAATGGTTACATCTAACTATGTTTGTTGcctgaaaacaaaaatttaaccGGGATATCTCTCGATCTTGAGCTTGGAAACTACTTGCACATTCGAACTttgaaagttaaaagttaaaagtcaAAAGTGATTTGTGTGTTGTTTCTAGAAGTAAGCTTTAAAGTGAATTGTATACATGAAATATTAATGTTTAAGATAAAGAATAGACTACATTgaagaacaaattaaaatatttgccAACATAAACAATgtagctttctctctctctttttttaccacgaaaaaaagatttgtgattttggtattcatcaagtaataattttttttgtttttattgggtCCTTACTaatgtgatttaaaaaatatatatattggaattTTGTATGtaattatctcttaaaaaaaacagAGTCGAGTACTAAGAGCATTTCCATCAAGTGtgccaaatgtcaaatatttggtatttggcacaccaaacaccaaaaaagctCCCACATTAGgtatttcaaattctaaaagttTTGGCATGGGTGAACAGTACTGTCTCAATTTTGAGACAATACTGTTcacaaattgtaaaatttttattattttttttattatactctctctcctctttgaccttaatttctctctcttccccgTTGCTTTTCTTTATCACAgcctctcctctctcttttcttcctctctaACCCAACCGCCCTCCTCCCTTCATCACTCACTCTCACTCTagcctctcttcctctctctagAATACACCGCTAATCTCGCCACCAAACCACCGGCCTCTCCTCCACCTTGTTGCCACCTCATTAGGCTATAGatcacacaaacaaaacaaaacctagaAATCACCGGCCTCTCCTCCACATTCATTGCCACTCGATCAACCTTATCCTCACCCTCCATCCTCACTAACAATGGTGGGATTGATTggttttctgggttttatttttttggttttctggattttatttttctcgcTTTTATTTTGTGGGTTAATTAGGTGGGATTGATTGTGATGGTGGTTGGGTCGTGTTGTTTTAGCCACTCATAATGGTGGGTCTTAGGTAATATTTCAAATTGGGTTCATGGGTTTTGGGTTGTGATTTTGTTGTATGATAGTGGTGGTTGGAATTTTTGCGGTGGGGGTTAGTGTTTTTTTGTAAATGGATTTGTTTAGGGTATTTGGCtggatttgtttggttttgttttgaattatGTTTTGGGTTGTGAGCGGTGGCCGTGGTTAttggttggtggtggtgggtagTGGCTATTGCCTGTCGGGTGGCCACTATTTTTGTATTGGGatgaattttaagaaaatattattttaatatattatatatattattttaatgtatagaatagAAGAATAAAACATGTGAGTAATGCGTATCGTAAAAAtgtgtattataaaaataataaagttgtATTTTTGATCTATCTCAggtaggggtgtgcagaaaacccaccgacccgccaaacccgacccaatccgacccgacccaccgggttgggtcgatttttaaggcttggtgggttgggttgggttaccaaaaaaattattataatgggtcgggttgggtttgggtcataaaattacaaacccgccaaacccaacctgacccacccatatttaatatatatttaaaatatattttatatttaataatttttttttaaaaaaaatcaattgtagggcacttttatatatatatatatatacatatatatttaaatatatattatatatttaataatttgcatttcttcaattccttctattaatactaatttaatatatatatatatataatatattatataattaataaatttttttaaataactaatttttcctatcttatataaaagtcaattagtttacacaaattctaataaattactattgttgtttagtcattagtgttgagccttcaaggagttacattgatactaatctttaggtttttttaatatattaatatttatatattttttttactcaatttaataataaataaaaagttgtcaaacccatgggttcaacccgacccaacccgactcacgtgggttgggttggttgggttgaatttatgtgatgggttgggttgaattttttttgatccACCATGATAgattgggtcaaaaaattccctcaacccgacccatgcacaccctaATCtcagaaataaaaaaaaaaaaaaaaaaagttgtattttttatggaaGTAAAATAACTAAGGAAAAAAGCATTATTTAgcgcaaaaaaaataaaaataaaaaagcccaaTTATctgatcagagagagagagagagagagagagagagagatattatcaaaaaaaagaaaaaagagagagagagagagatatattttcttcttcctcgaAACAAAGCCCTagcgagagagagagtgagagaacgGAGATGGACCTACTGAAGCAAGAGATCCTGAAGAAGAAACAATCTCTGAAAGAAGACACAGGCGGCCGTAAATTCTTCAAGCGCTCCGAGCTCGAACAGAAACAAATCCAGAAGCTTCGCGACCAAGAGAAACTCGAACTCCAAGCCAAATCTAACCGCcaatcctcttcttcaaccaccaCTACCAACGCCTCCGCCACCGCCAATACATCCTCCACAACCGACTCCACAACCGTCGCCGCCACGTCATCCCTCACCGACGAACAAAACATCGATAACCTGGTTCTCCCTCGACATGAAGTGATCCGCCGCCTCCGTTTCCTCAAGCAGCCGATCACTCTCTTCGGCGAGGACGATACGGCTCGGCTCGACCGGTTGAAGTACGTGCTTAAAAACGGTCTCTTCGAGGTGGATAGTGATATGACTGAAGGACAGACGAATGACTTTCTTCGCGATATTGTGGAGCTGAGGAAGCGGCAGAGGAGTGGGATGATGAGCGAGAGGAAGAGGCAGAAAGGAGAGgaggagaaaacggaggataaAGAcggaggtggaggagaagatgaATTGAGCGGCGGAGAGGGCGGATCTGACGGTGGTATCGATAACGATAAGGATTTGAAGCGAATGAAGGCAAATTTCGATGAATTGTGTGAGGAGGATAAGATTCTGGTGTTCTTTAAGAGGCTATTGACTGAGTGGCGCCAGGAATTGGATGAGATGGGCGAGGCCGAGAAGCGGACCGCCAAG
This region includes:
- the LOC126708616 gene encoding uncharacterized protein LOC126708616, giving the protein MDLLKQEILKKKQSLKEDTGGRKFFKRSELEQKQIQKLRDQEKLELQAKSNRQSSSSTTTTNASATANTSSTTDSTTVAATSSLTDEQNIDNLVLPRHEVIRRLRFLKQPITLFGEDDTARLDRLKYVLKNGLFEVDSDMTEGQTNDFLRDIVELRKRQRSGMMSERKRQKGEEEKTEDKDGGGGEDELSGGEGGSDGGIDNDKDLKRMKANFDELCEEDKILVFFKRLLTEWRQELDEMGEAEKRTAKGKSMVATFKQCARYLNPLFKFCRKKVLPDDIRQALMLVVECCLKRDYLAGMDHYIRLAIGNAPWPIGVTMVGIHERSAREKIYTNSVAHIMNDETTRKYLQSVKRLMTFCQRRYPALPSKAVEFNSLANGSDLQSLLAEERISGGNLASEERLRIMPAPNES